A genomic region of Alicyclobacillus sp. SO9 contains the following coding sequences:
- a CDS encoding Cof-type HAD-IIB family hydrolase, whose translation MIKTVFFDIDGTLVNWQGNLLQSTKRAVLQLRENGVTPVIASARPAFNIYGLMQELGIASYVALNGSLVVYENETIYRSVIQSSTVDAIRKLVLQQSDSLVTCTSDGFEIASRDRTDILENYMRKWDMSKECAGGCEGDVLQLEVMCSSEGIRLYTEGNRLDFYPWGSREDAFNAVNRGISKASGIEKLLAVLHQDRSEAAAFGDGINDIEMMSAVGIGVAMGNAVDELKHRASFVTLDVNEGGIAHALEKLGLI comes from the coding sequence TTGATAAAAACCGTGTTTTTTGATATCGATGGTACCCTGGTAAACTGGCAAGGGAACCTGTTGCAAAGCACGAAGAGAGCCGTTTTGCAGTTAAGAGAGAATGGCGTTACTCCTGTCATTGCATCCGCCCGTCCTGCTTTTAACATTTACGGATTGATGCAGGAACTTGGAATTGCTTCGTATGTAGCCCTTAACGGCAGCTTAGTGGTATACGAGAACGAGACGATTTATCGAAGTGTGATTCAGTCGTCAACTGTGGATGCGATACGTAAGTTAGTGCTGCAACAGAGTGATTCATTGGTGACTTGTACATCAGATGGTTTCGAAATTGCCAGTCGTGACAGAACGGACATATTGGAAAATTACATGCGCAAATGGGATATGAGCAAGGAGTGTGCCGGCGGTTGCGAAGGGGACGTTCTGCAGCTCGAAGTGATGTGTTCTTCAGAGGGAATTCGTCTGTATACAGAGGGAAACCGACTTGATTTTTATCCGTGGGGGTCTAGAGAAGATGCTTTCAACGCCGTGAACAGGGGAATTTCAAAGGCCTCAGGGATAGAAAAGCTGCTGGCCGTTCTCCATCAGGACAGGTCGGAAGCTGCTGCATTTGGCGACGGCATCAATGACATTGAAATGATGTCAGCAGTGGGTATCGGCGTAGCCATGGGAAATGCGGTCGATGAATTGAAGCACAGGGCCAGTTTTGTAACATTGGATGTAAATGAGGGCGGTATAGCTCACGCACTTGAGAAACTGGGACTTATATAG
- a CDS encoding fatty acid desaturase, which yields MSIQGNLNNWKRQIAPFEQCHRGKSLWQLATTIIPFFLLWYLAFESLAVSTVLALLLTIPTAGFAVRTFIIFHDCCHGAFFKTRRANAVVGILTGLVVMFPFYRWKREHSIHHATSGNLTRKGVGDIWTLTVDEYAAASPRRRLAYRLYRNPLILFGLGPFYMLLVNYRFNKRNAGVKERVNTYATNAVLLLIIAILGSVLGWNRFLIVEGPVLYLSGMLGIWLFYVQHQFETTYFEQEDNWSFFQAAMHGSSFYDLPKVLNWITGNIGYHHIHHLSSRIPNYNLQDLYRSDTAFQQVPRVGIRLSFRALGYRLWDEKKKQFINFKNVNKLLKE from the coding sequence ATGAGCATTCAAGGGAACCTAAATAATTGGAAACGGCAGATTGCTCCTTTCGAGCAGTGTCATCGTGGAAAGAGCTTGTGGCAACTTGCAACGACAATTATTCCCTTTTTTCTGTTATGGTACCTTGCCTTTGAGAGCCTAGCTGTCTCCACCGTTCTCGCATTATTGCTTACGATTCCAACTGCGGGATTTGCTGTGAGGACGTTCATTATTTTTCATGACTGCTGCCATGGAGCCTTTTTTAAGACAAGAAGAGCCAATGCGGTTGTAGGAATCTTAACGGGACTTGTTGTGATGTTTCCATTTTACCGTTGGAAACGTGAGCATTCAATTCATCATGCCACCAGCGGGAACTTGACGAGAAAGGGAGTCGGGGATATTTGGACACTCACAGTGGATGAATACGCTGCGGCTTCTCCGCGGCGTCGGTTGGCTTACCGGCTCTATAGAAATCCCCTGATTCTCTTTGGTTTGGGCCCCTTCTACATGCTGTTAGTTAACTATCGATTTAACAAAAGGAATGCAGGGGTAAAAGAGAGAGTAAATACCTATGCTACAAATGCGGTACTGCTACTCATCATTGCCATCCTTGGCTCCGTATTAGGATGGAATCGGTTTTTAATTGTGGAAGGGCCTGTTTTGTATCTCTCAGGTATGCTAGGAATTTGGTTGTTTTATGTTCAGCATCAGTTTGAAACAACGTACTTTGAACAAGAAGACAATTGGAGCTTTTTTCAAGCAGCGATGCACGGAAGTTCCTTTTACGATTTGCCTAAAGTATTGAACTGGATAACTGGAAACATAGGTTACCACCATATCCACCACTTGAGTTCACGGATACCTAATTATAATCTTCAGGATTTGTATCGAAGTGACACAGCGTTTCAACAGGTTCCACGTGTCGGGATAAGATTGAGTTTTAGAGCTTTGGGATATCGGTTATGGGATGAAAAAAAGAAGCAGTTTATTAATTTTAAGAATGTTAATAAATTGTTAAAGGAGTAA